The genomic interval AAATCTTGCTCTACCACTgactagctatgtgatcttgggcaagtttctcaacctttctgtgcctttctttcttcacttataaataaGGATAACAGAATTTGCTTCATAGAGTTAGTCTGAGGATTCAGTAAGTAGATACGTGTAatcttagaacagtgtctggcacatagtaaaactctatctttgctattgttgttttgttgtaaCTGTAtagatgttagctattattactatcCACAAGAATGGGACatatcaattatatatattaCTGGCCTAGTAATTATATATACTTAGAATCCctgatcaataaaataaattataatagaaaTTTTTGTTcctcaaacacatttttaaataaacatgtcttgggaaagccaaagaaaaaaaaatcatacctaTATCCAAATATGTTATATTAAAACCTTGTTCCTTGGCAATTTCACTAAGCAGCTGGATGTAATCTGTATTTGGAATACTAAGGAGGCTTCttttcagtaagttgatctttTCACCAGGAGAATTCCTCAAGGAATGCCAAGTACATCCTAAAGAATGTCCTACTACATTTGTCTGAaaaacagagatgaacatttagACTCTTGACTAGGACTGGGTTCCAACACCAGTACCACTATAATTAAAAGTACTTATTAAGCACTCACATTTAATATGTTATAAAGCATGTTTAAATGGATAACATTTGGTTAATTTTCCAATTTAAACAAGACAACATTAAAAAGTACACATTTAACAATActacaaaatatgtttttaagaagCACTTGCAATAATATACTGAaagcattttgtattttgtatagtATAAATGTTTCTCAGTCGAGTTTTCTGATGGTCACATTAAGAGGTACAAGATATTTGGGAGCACCATAAGTAAATCCACAAATAATTAAATCTGCCTAATGGAGCAATTTgcagattaaaatataaaacaattttcatATCTTTGGTTTTTTTGTATTAAATACCAATCACTATAACTGACAgctataaaacaggaaaaaaaaaaaactaaaaaaaacatgaaatgtgCAAGTTGGGTTTGAGGAACAAGTCATTCAAATAAATGACAGGATGTCAAAAAGTTCTTATCAGACTTCTATCCCAGAACCCAActgagtatttttttcctttttctttctgcttttcctctttcctttattcTCCCCTATATCCTTCCCTTTTCATCTCTGTCCTTAAGAATGCCTTATATTTCCAAATTAGTTTATGGTTCTCAAATTGCTTTCATATGCCATTAATAAAAACAACTACTTTCTGAAGTAAGTAGGGTTGCTACtcttaatattgttttattaatgAGCACGACAGAGGGGAGGCAATTTCCAAAAGAGTTTAGAGATGGCATGATATGGAATTAAGTAATTTGTTAGATTtaccaaataaaaatttacattatagaaactttaaaatactgtttttaaataaattaaaaaacactatttacatggttaaaaaaatacatgcactaagaacaaatatataatgaagaGTACAGTCTCTTTTCCTTACCACCCATTCCCTGAAGACCTCTGTTCTATTTCTTAGACGTACTGTTAAACATTTTtcagtatcttcccataaatgtTCTATGCATATGCAAGCACCCACAATCTTTTAAAGCAAGTGATAACTTACTCCTCTAcatcttgttcatttttcttttatcagtgcaCATATATGCACTGTATTTACCTTATGGATCTCCAACTGTGAGCTTTAGGTTGTTTCTGGCTTCTTGCTTTTACTAGCAAATAAACACTCTTTTGCACTTGAATGAGTTTCTCTGTAGAATTATTTCTAGAAGTGGAACTGCTAAGTCAAAGAACATGtacacttttaattttgatgaatacTTCCAAACTGATTTCTGAACCAATTTATACTCCTACCAACTGTCTTCAAGGGGGCTTGTTTTCTCATACCCTCACTAATACTAGCTATTATcaaattttgtagtttttgccAATCTAAaaggtgaaaatattttatcttgcatgaataaagttgaatattttttctttttttcccttaatcGTTTGCATTTCTTTTACTGGGTTGTCTTTTTAACTGATGCacaaaagctttttaaattttctcttttttaagagtTAGGATCTTGCTGTGTGGCTTaactctcaaactcttgggctctagcaatcctcccaccttagcctcccgagtagctaggactataggcatgtgctgcTGTATGCAGCAGATGTGTACAAAAGAGCTTTAAAGGTAGTACTGAAAACAGTTCCTTTATAGTTCtatgttgaaaataatttcttcccacttttttattctctttatttacaGATTTTTTGCCGTGCAGTAGGTTTTATGTTGtcaaatttattaatcttttaaccTTCTAGGTTTTAAGTTAAAATGCTTTCCCCATGCtacgatttttaaaaagaaaaactcttccATGTTTCCTAATACTTATACTGTTTCAAAATTTTATGTTCAAATCTTTGATCCATCTGAAATTTACTTTGGTGTAAGGAATAAAGAAGCATTCTAAATAGATGTCatacacataaacaaatatatatatatatatatatatagccccCACCCAAATGTGGATGTAAACCGTTTCTACATCATTATTGAATAATCCATCCTCTCACCCACTGATCTGAAATCTCACTGTTGCTATATACTATGGTCCTATGTGGATTAGCATCTACACCTGGATTCTCTATTCGCTCCTCTGACTATTCCTGGCCCAGTAACTTGTCTGACAAGTTCAGTTTTACAGTATGTTTTGTTCTCTGGTAAAGCAGCACACCCTTGCTCTCCCAACTcttccttttcagttttcttggCTATTCTTGAGGGTTTTTTTCCAGATAAACTTCAAGAAACGTGTATCAAGGTCCAAAATGAACGCTggtaggtttttttatttttttcgagttggagtctcgctctgttgcctaggctggagtgcagtggtgtgatcgctgctcactgcaagctccgcctcccggattcacgccattctcctgacgactcagcctccagagtagcggggactacaggcgcacaccaccaggcccggctaatattttttttttgtatttttagtagagacggggtttcactgcgttagccagaatggtttctatctcctgacctcatgatctgcccacctcggcctcccaaagtgctgggattacaggcgtgagccactgtgcccagccaaacgCTGGTAGGTTTTGAGTGAgaccacattacatttaaatatatttacaatgttTTCTGCTCTATTCTTTAGTAGACTTTTCCTCACATGGTCCTGCgcatttctttttaagtttattttcagATAGCCTATCCCTGTTTCTGCAATTTAAATTGGGATCTTCtatattctagttattatttgtaaataagaaaactactgatttttttctagtaTATTTTCTCAGAATaggattttctgtttttctataaaatgacCAATGTTATCAAGCTTCGTAAGTTTTGTCAAAGTGATACACACATACAGCAAAAAATCAAACAGTACAGAAGTATAAAAGCAACAACCTCTGCCTTGCCCCTTCTCCACCTTCAGGTCCCCTTCCCAGATacaataatttttagttttttataattGTTCTGGTTGTTACCTACATAACTCTGGGCAATATGGAAAAGTTattgattttgtatattaatttcatAATCAGTTACCTTGATGAATTCTCTTATTGTTTCTGGTAGTTTTTCTTTAGGGTTTTAAAGGGATACAATCATATCATTTGCAGTTAGTAACCATTTTATCTCCTCTTATTTCCAACTTCCTACtgttttctcttgtctaatttgtttttaattggtgGGTACTTCTAGAACAAGGTTAAATAAAAGTGGTGTTGGTAGGCGTCCTTATTTCTGATATTAATGGGAATaagtataatgtataaatatataaccatgattttggtttttttccaagtttttatCAGTAATGATTGCTgagttttatcaaaatttttttggCATCCATTGAGAAGATTATATATTACTCTTTGACACATTAATGTGGTTAATTAAAGTAACCAACTTACTAACCTTGAAATAGTCTTACATTAGTGAAATAAACCCTACTTGTCAATGctatatcattattttaatattgtacTGAACATTTTACAAAGGTGTTTCACCATAAGGCATAttgatctgtaattttttttttttctgttgaacttGCTATTGTCAGGTTTTGGTGTTTGTATTATGTTGGTTTTggagaataaatttaaaagtttccttTATGTTATCTATACATTGCCTGAAAACAGTTTAAATAGCATTGGAAATGATCTCTTCTTTGAAGATTTGACCAATTTCACCTGTAAACCTATCTGTGCTTTGTAATTTTGGTGATATTGTTGACTCAAATTCCAAAAGCAGTAAAtgcagtgttttgtatttttctattaaaaatgtaaaatcaaattATATTACTCATTTGTATatagtctttgatttttttctaaagaatgaGCCCTTATTTTATCATAAGCTCAGTGAAGAAGTTGCTACAGTTGTACTTTTTTATTCCCCACCTAATACACTACTCTCAGATAATGTACCACGACACACCTATCTATGAATATCAGAATCTGAAGTTATACACCATGTGTAGGCCAATCTCTTAAGCTCTGAATTTATTTGTTCAGCTACTCGATATATTCACTTAGCTATTCCATAAGCACTTCAAATTCAATATATTTAGTTCATTATCTGCTCCCCTCTTGCTATTGCCAAGTTTAAAATAGTAATTTCCTCCCTTTCCCTTGCTTCCCACATCCAATCAATTATCATGCCCCTTTACCTCAGTTttctaaataactttaaaatctaCCCATCTCTTTCCATTTTCCCAGCCACTGCCTTAGTTCAAGCTGTCATGTGTCACGTGTCTTCTATAACAGCACTCTCGCAGGTCTCTTTGATCCTAATTTCACTCACTTACCATAATGCAGCCAAGTGATTTCCTTCTAATGTATAGACTAGATCCTGTCCTTCGGATTAAAATTCTTTAATGACTTTGTACTATCCTTGGGATAAAGTTCACTTTCCTTATATAGGGGTCCCTTTAAGATTTAATCCCTCTTTACTTTGCTGGCCTCATTGAGACTCCCTCCCTCCAACACTATGTCCTACACACAACAAATCAATTAGGGCTCCTAGACTGCATACGATGTTTCACTCCTGGCCTTTGCACACgctttttcttcctctggaatTCTTTTCCCCCATTCTACAGGTCTTGGCTTAGACATTACTTCTTCCTGGAATCTGTCTCCAAACCTGTTTTTGTTGGATGCCTTCTTCTGTGTTCCCACATCACACTCTGTAAGGACTAGCCTATAAAGTTCCTTCCTTTCAGTAGTCCATAAACTCCTTAGAGGCAGGGACTGCTTATTCACTGCAACCCAGTACCCAACACAACACTTAGCACACAGTATGAGCTCActaaatgtttgctgagtgaatgaatgaacaaacaaagggATGGAAATGCACTGTCACTTTGAAGTAAAAATGGCACTACTGGCTTACCATCTTTAGATCCCGTCCtattattctgaatttgactgtgTCTCCCAAGCTCTCTTACCTAATTGCCTCTGTGATCCTGACTCACAAACAGGAAGCAGCTAAAAATGGGGTAGTGTATAACTGAATAATGAAGAGATTTCTAAAAATTGCAACTCTGAAGTAGCTATACAATAAGAAATCAAGGAAAGTTTCCTACTGCAAGAAATGCTTAATGACATTAACATCATAGCTGTCAACATTACTCACTAAAGAAATGTGGTTCTCTGGAGAAATATTACTAAATTTGGCAAGAAATTTCTCAGCAGCATTCCTTTTGGCTTGCTTTTTTGATGCTCCCtttcctgaaaaaagaaaaagaaatggtagatttagaaaagaaattagtGTCCACAGAGGATGatcaaacatataaaataaagtatcGTGTTTAATCAGAGAACCTCACGGTTTTTATTATATGCTAGACTATGTTCTTACTGACCTGATATCTTTGTTTGTTATGCTATTTTGTTTGTATAgctattaattctttttttttttgagacggagcctcgctctgtcgcccaggctggagtgcagtggcaccatcttgactcactgcaacctccgcctcctaggttcaagcaattctcctgcttcagcctcccaagtagctgggattacaggtgcccaccaccacacctggctaattttttgtatttagtacagacagggttttgccatgttggccaggctggtctcaaactcctgacctcagatgatcggcccgcctcagcctcccaaagggctgggattataggtgtgagccactgtgccaggcctgttTAGTTACTAATTCTTACACTTTTGAAGGcatttaagtttttctttaatagttatgctttctgtttttctataATAATTGTATTTTCCTATGTCTAGCATTACTGAACCATATTTGGTTTAATTCTGACCAATTATTCAGATTTATTAAAATACAACTGAATTATAACTCCTCTCTCTTAATGTCTATTTCCTGCTTATGATCTTCTCTAAACTGATGATTATATGGAATTCCTTTTAACAGGAATAAGAAAGGCACAGGGGATGGTGGAGTTGAAAGATACCATAAATATCTACCTCCAtgcttttgttttatagattaaaaaactgaggtccagagagattaagtaatttgcttaACTTTGCAAATCAAGGACTGTATCAAGGACGGAAGCTGAGGTTCCTGCTTTTGGCCTGGTGCTTTCTGTACTGGCCCACACTACCTCCCAAAGGCAAATAGTTTCTTATTACTTGAAACTATTACCTAGCTAAGGTAAAATCCCATTTTAagccacttttaaaaataacaaaacatgcCAGAGAAGTTAACAGGAATTCTCACTAGTACTTTTTAAAGTGACAGTGTTTCTTATAGTTTATATCCTTTATAACATAGAAGTTGCTATAATTAAGaaagataattttcatttttatctcacTGCAATTATTTGCCATGTAGTCTCTTATTAATCATATCATTTTCAAGTGTAATCTTCCTCTAGTCCTATTTTCTAGATAGAATAGCTGTTAAAATCCAAGAGATTTACTATAGCTTTTTCTCCAAAGTGAGGTTTTTTAAGTCACTAATTTATCAATGAAGACTGTTTAAAGTACAGAGCCAACAGTTTGTCTTTCTATTAATaatctatgatttttaaaaatatcaaattaagAAGACTAAGTATCTTAAGCCAAATATTTATACTTAAGTTCAATCTCAGAAAGTCAGAGACAATAAAAGAGGAGTGCATCAATTTTTCTGcatagaaatatttgaaaacattacgACAGAAATTTCAATAGTCATTCatcatctgaaaatatttcaaatgcctTTGATTGTAAGAAATAAGTACCAGTTTCCATAAATGACTCTAGCCtgcaaattgtggtatattctcTCTTATGAGCAGGTCCTCCCTCCTGGGAAAGGGTATATTCAGGAAGTCTCCAGCCATGATGAATAGCCAATTCCTATAAAATCAAGATCAGGCTTTAATAGTAATTTTATGCAATGGCTCAATCACATaagtgttttcttcattttgatccCATTTCTATGTATATGTTTGAAAAGAATAGTGATTTTCTGCAACGGAAAAAAGAGGGAAGACCCTCTATTTCTCAAAGACATTCccgcattttatatttttataccccAATACCAAAACTGAAGCAGTTTTGTGCAACGAATGGTGTTCTTGCATTAAACCACAGTGAGCTGGTATCAGACTTCAACTAGAAAAACAGGCTACTACCGCCCTCTTTGGGAACACCAGAGGAGACCATCTACAGGTTTCACTGCCATCAGTTCCTAAAGTCCCTCCCCTCCTAGCTATACACTTCCAAACCCACAGCTGGCCAAGAACATATGAGGAGTAGGGACAGCAAACAACAGACTTGGATGAAGTGGGGGACAGAAGGTGAAGAAAACTATAGAAAAGCTCATTGTGCAGGAAAAGGAGACCAAAGGACTGGCTGAATAATGGGGAGGGGAATGGCCTAACAGAGCACATGGATAATCTGCAAGGATATTCTGCATATAGAAATTCAAAgctgaatatatgtgtgtgtgtttgtgtgtgtatagatataaattttttttggcaGAATAAGCAAATAGACTCCTTTTCTTCAGTTAGGTTCACTGATTTGATTTAGGCTCTTTATAAAGTCTTCTGTCTCAACAGAAGTAGAAGGAGATTTGTCACAAGAGTAACAAGAACTATTCTTAAAGTATAAAACACTCTACCCATGTGCACTGAGGGCCTATTGATCTTAAATGAGAATTCTATAAGCCAAAGGCAAATACTGTATATGAAAGAAAATCCAAAacataaataggaaaataatttcaagttAGCTCTGTAAATCTAATGATCATaagttggaaaacaaaatatatcactatcttgtctttaaaatattaattccttGTGTTAGCCCCTCTGACATTACAaacttattatatatttcatcagTAGGCAAAGAACTGTACAACTTACCTGTAATGAACCAATAGGATTAAGCTGGTTCTTTGGTTGCTTGGAAGGGTCAGGCATTAAGGGGTCAGGAACTGCaaagctaaatattttttaaaagtgttataaaacaaaataatttccccCGAATTATGAAATAAATGACAAGCATTTTCTAATTAACTCTCTATGTCTTTGCTCTTGTCATTCCTTCTACATGGAATGCCCTTTTCTCAGACCTCTTCTATGGGAATCTGATCTGTCATCCAAGATCTatctcaaatgtcacttcctccaagaagcctATCCTTTTACCCCAATGGTTTATAATCTCTCCCTTCTTTGAAACATTATAACACATGGTTTAATCCTTTCTTGAAATTGTTTTACCATAAATTATATACTCttacaaatacatataatttgTCCATCCTTCACCACACCTCTCCCCTGTtcagactgtaagctccttgaggtaGGGCCTATGTATCACTTACCTACATAAGCTTTGTGGTGTTTTGTACATAATAGGCATGccataaaaatatacttaaagaaTACTCTGTTACAACTATACAAAAAACAGAAGAGTAACAATGATCCAGAAAATTTAGCCTGGCAATGTGAATAATACAGATTATGTATAAATACTGTTTTTTCATCCACAGAACTATGAAGAGAGATCTGTTTGATCTATCATCTGCTCAGTGCTGGGATAATCCTCTAAGATTTACATGTATCCTGCAGAAAATAGATGGCTTAGATGAATTTGGTTTtaacatgtggagattatgatTAGGGAAAAAGAGAACAACCTCTTCTAGGGAGTTTGGAATTACTAGTTACTTAGCAGGTCAGTACTTAAAATTGAATAAGCGGCATTTCAAGGTTACTACCACCTAGGCAACTGGAGTCATTTTTCCATGACAAGTGAGGTTTAGTTATTGCCACTTCCTCAAGGTTTTTTTTCCAACTGTGAGAATTTCAAGCTTTACATAGGCTGATGAGATATGAGTATTCACTTACAATGCTGCATGCCGAAGCTACCCAAATAATTGTGATGGAGAAGTGAGAAAGTCTCTGTATTAAGTCAGGCCACTTTAGGCCTGATTACAGCTTAGTAATTCCCATTTTATCTGTCAAGAAGCACAAATATAGTAAAGTTTGTTAGCTTTTTTTGCTGACAAAGTGAAGTGCCCAGATGCAGAAAGGACACTCCATACCCCTCATTTCTACAAATGTACTTAATGGTTGGGTTCACCTTCAGGCTGTTCAGAAACAGCATGGCCATCACCAGTGGGGGAGAACCCAATACCTGCCATGTCATTTggcatgtctttttttgtttgtttggagacacagtcttgctgtgtcacccaggctggagtgcaatggcccgatcccagctcactgcaacctctgcctactgggtccaagggattcttgtgtctcagcctcccaagtagctgggattacagaagcgtgccaccacactcggctaattttttgtatttttagtagagatggggtttcaccatgttggccaggcaggtctcggactcctgactcaagtgatctgcccaccttggcctcccaaagtgctgggattacaggtgtgagccaccatgcctggccttgtttttagaggcagggtttcacaggctggagtgcaggggcacaatcttagcttactgcaatctccgcctcccaggttcaagcgatttttgtgcctcagccacccaagtagctgggattacaggcacgtgccaccatgcctggctaatttttgtatttttagtagagacggggttttgccatgttggccaggctggtcttgaactcctggcctcaagtgatccacccacctcagcctcccaaagtgctgggattacaggcatgagccaccccgcccagcctggCATAGATCAATTATAATGCATGACCCTAGAGAATCAAGCATCATCTTGTGAAATGCAAGGCTTGTCTTGGGCAGCTGCTTATCTAGAGGCTTGCCATGTCACTGGTTAGTTCCAAACTACCCAAATGGTTTAGAATGATTTACAAAAAGAGAGGAATACTACATAAGAACCTAACTACACCTCTAATCCAAAAGCCTTTCTATGACTAGGGAACAAAAAACCCATCCCAAATTCCCTGGGTCTCTACTGTCAACTATAAGCTGATTACACAGATCGTACTTCAGACATATGTGAGTGTATGCACAAGAAGAACCTGAAAGCATGCCAAGCTCCAGAGTGCACCCAGTGGACACTACTTTAATATGTGAGATGCTCCAGGACAAATATTCTATCTAGAAACACCTAAAGTAGCAAAAAGTCTTACTTTGGAAAGATATGTCAAGAATTAATATCCCACTTAACATTCTCTTCTTTTGGTATATATTATAGACTAAAAGAAAACCTCTGCCTGCTTCTTCAAAATTAGAATTCCCAAAAGAGTACTTTTAGTGGATCTTTCTCCATCTCACACTTTGTTTTCTTCAATGTAGAAATAATCAAAGTCTAAATACAACATGTTAATATTAGTATTTGCAAGAAGCACGGATTTTCTCCTGTTgtatcccattaaaaaaaaaaaaaacagtaaagccTAGTTCATGAGCGCCTTCATTTAATAGCTAATTGCTGGATTTGATTGGATAAAGTTTTCTTTAATGGATGATAAATTTTCATAAGGAAATAGAATTTGAGAGGTAGGATGCTAACAACTGTTCACTTTGTTGCTTTTGTAAGCATGTTCAAATTTTTAATCTTACCTCAGCCATGATATTTTTGAGCTGCTGAATACAAAGAAATTTAGCTCACCAAATACTTGCATTGGCTTTCAAAATGTTTATGGCAGCCTCTGCAGCTCTATGTTTCGCCAGCTTCTTACTTGTACCTTCACCtgaattaagatttaaaaaaagaagtctttatCTCCCACAAAAACGTGCAGCTTACAAAGATGTTTTCAATACACAAAACAAAGTCACTATAGATTTTACATACACATACTaggtaataaaaatatgtactaCATGTGGttatatactgtaataaaatattcaccatgtgaaaaatattttaaaaaataacttttaaagttCTATATATTTAATTCTATGCATACCTGCATAAAAATCCCTATTTCtacattatatatgtttattacatAAAATGGTAATAAAGTAGACCATGTCACACCTCTGAAGAAATGCAGCTTAGTATTTTACTCTTCCTTTATTCCTGGAGGGGAAATTCTGCAGCAAGAAGTTTCTTTTAAAGGAACCATTTACAGCAGAATTGTTTGATAGCAAAATGTGCATAATTTTATTCTGACAGCCTGTCCTATAACTTATCAAACTGCTCTGCTAGGCTGAGCAGTCATGATTATGTGTTGGGAACAACAGGAAAGAGTTTTATGGAATAAGGTGACAGCTTGTTATGTATTTTCTGGACAGTCTGTATCTTCTGCATGGGTAGCTAAGTTGGGACTGGGGATAAGACTGATGTCTAATTTCAGTAAGCAATCACAATGGCAAATGATA from Pongo abelii isolate AG06213 chromosome 11, NHGRI_mPonAbe1-v2.0_pri, whole genome shotgun sequence carries:
- the PRKRA gene encoding interferon-inducible double-stranded RNA-dependent protein kinase activator A isoform X1; its protein translation is MSQSRHRAEAPPLEREDSGTFSLGKMITAKPGKTPIQVLHEYGMKTKNIPVYECERSDVQIHVPTFTFRVTVGDITCTGEGTSKKLAKHRAAEAAINILKANASICFAVPDPLMPDPSKQPKNQLNPIGSLQELAIHHGWRLPEYTLSQEGGPAHKREYTTICRLESFMETGKGASKKQAKRNAAEKFLAKFSNISPENHISLTNVVGHSLGCTWHSLRNSPGEKINLLKRSLLSIPNTDYIQLLSEIAKEQGFNITYLDIDELSANGQYQCLAELSTSPITVCHGSGISCGNAQSDAAHNALQYLKIIAERK
- the PRKRA gene encoding interferon-inducible double-stranded RNA-dependent protein kinase activator A isoform X2, translated to MPDPSKQPKNQLNPIGSLQELAIHHGWRLPEYTLSQEGGPAHKREYTTICRLESFMETGKGASKKQAKRNAAEKFLAKFSNISPENHISLTNVVGHSLGCTWHSLRNSPGEKINLLKRSLLSIPNTDYIQLLSEIAKEQGFNITYLDIDELSANGQYQCLAELSTSPITVCHGSGISCGNAQSDAAHNALQYLKIIAERK